The genomic stretch CGGGCATATTTTTATCACATGAAGGAATGGCAATGTTACCGTCATATAGTTGGGCCATGGTCATGGTTTCAAAGGAGTCGGCGATAATTTCTCTCAGCTGTAAAGAGTACTTCATACCTTCAGTACCGTTGGTGATACCGTCCGACACACCAATGGAGTTGAATTGCATGGCTTTTAAGCCGGCCTTGTTGACTGATTCGGAACACCTGTTGTTCAACTCCATCAAGTGCATGTTACATGGGTTACCTGACCACCAAACAGAACCGACACCGATTTGTGCACGATCGAAATCTTCATCACTGAAACCAGTGGCATAAAGCATTGCTTGGGAAGCACCCTGAGATGGGTCGCCTGTGACAATAGACGAGTACTTGTTTAACTTTTTCTCATGCTTGATTGTGGATGTAGCAAATGTCCTAAGACACCCTCTGCAAGATTTGACAAAACTCATTGGTGAAGAGAAGAATGAGTCAGAataagaaatttttcacataatttttttttttttgatgattCCGGTGCGTGGTGTGCGGTTCAGGAGTTTTTATCACCAATCAAAACTTTACGATTTGTCAGGCACAGCGAGGCAAGCAGGACCTATTGTGTTAACGTTGAGTTTGTAGAGCTATAGGTATATCCATATTTAGTATGTGGATGGGTACATGATCTGGGTGGTCTATACAAGGAACCGGATTTCCCTTGGCTGGATCCAGTCAATCCAGGAACACTGTTTATAGTTGTTACCATAGTATCACGTGTTTTCCTATACATAGGTTGTTAAGTTACCGTGTCACGTGACAAAATTGCTTTTCTAGTATTAGTTTTTCTGTTCCCGCAGTACTAAACAAACTAATTGATTGTGCAGTGAAAGTAAGAATAAACATTTTCTTAGTCGGTCGTGTAGTTCCCACATTTTTCGTATTGAAGTATTCCTAGGTTTTATTAATTAGATATTACGACGGATAATATGTGTTGCTCTAACTTTCTATAGATTCGAAGCTAATTATCAgtatataataattgtaaGTAATAAAAGTATGAATAGTTATCCTAAGAGAAGTAGTATATAATagagaataataaaatagtAATGATAAAGGATTCGTCGAACTCTCTGAGTTGAATTCGAAAGGACTGCACATAAAATATTGCAGATCCTGTTTTACAACAGTATCCTCGGTTTTTTTTAGAGCCGTTGATCATCAATTGTCGTTGGCACGACTGTTGTGGGGAATTTTTCACAAGACAGCAGACGAGTATATAAGTAGAGGTCATTGCCagttttctttctttctttgctCTGCACACCATGGCTGAAAAGAGATTATTCAAAGAGTACAACCAGTACCAAAAACACTTACCACAACTCAACAATGACCAAATAGTATCGCTAAGCCCACTTTCACCCGACaagaatattttattatggGAAGCCACCATTGCCAAGCCCACCAGAAAGGATTCTCCATATTACTATGGCGGACAATGGAAGTTGAGTATAAACGTGCCCACGTCGTATCCTATTGATCCGCCCACAATCAAGTTTGTCACCCCTATAGTGCAtccaaatataaatttagGTTCTGGTGAAATATGTTTAGACATTTTAAAGAAAGAGAGTTGGTCGCCAGCATGGAACCTTGAACATCTTGTGGTTGCTATTTTGATGTTGTTAGACCAACCCGAGCCAGACTCGCCGTTGAACATCGATGCAGCAAACTTGTATAGACAAGATAAAGTTGCTTACGAAAGTATAGTTCAGTTTAATATCTGGAAACACAATAATTTCTACAGTGCGTTTGTGCGAGACACAAGTGGGGTTAGAAGTTTATAGGAGAGCtcaaatatatatgtatattcAATGGTTTTCACTAATCAAAACAGTAGGAATAGGAGGGGTGCTGCCTTCGGCGTTGGCATCTGCCGCTTCGCCAAGGTTAAATACTATTGGCTTGTCGGAATGGTGCTTTAAATGATCGTCGATGACTTGTTGAGCAGCAGGCACAGCTTGCAGTGGGATGACAAACGAGTTTAATGAATCCGATGACCCTTTTGTTGACAAGTATGGGCTTTGGTGTTCGTGGATTTTATCCAACTTTTTCTGGATCAAGTCAAACGAGCTTGTTTCCTTCATCTTCATGTCCAATAACTCTTGCTGTTGGTGCAAGAATGCATTTTGCAATTTGAGGTACTCGTGGTGTTGGGtatcaacagcaacaagGTTGGTAGAAGACTGTTCTGGAGTCAAGACCTTTGGTGTGCCTGTTGGTGAGTGAGTAGGGATATCCGACAacatattttcaaatggGTTATCTTCAGATGGCGACTGCTTGGGGGTTCTGATACTTGGGGTGAACATACCCGTCAATGCTGGTGTCAGGGCGTTTCCTAAATCCAATTTGAGACCGGCCTTGCCTTCTGGCACAGTTGAAGCTCTGTAGAGGTGTACTTTCTTTTGGATGAACGAGTACCTTGCGTAATGGTCGCTGCCAAACTTTAACAACTCCGACAAATCCCTGAACCAGTTGTTGTAGTCAGATTCCGTAGCACACTTGAACGTTCTCTTGGACTTGGTGTTGTTTTTTGATAATACGAATTTGTATGACGAGTCGTTCTTGGGGGTGATTGTGTACTCGTTCAAGTTGtatgatttgattggttCGGTGTCGTGGCCGATGAATCCGCCAATCTtatcttttgattttttgcCAGTGACGTTGACATCCTCGTCGAACTTGAACTCGTGGAGGTAGTTACATGACAAGACGTAGTAGCAACGGGTGTAGCTTTTCATGACTTTGGATTTCTTGTACATCATCCCAAAACGTATACACTTGTTTTGGACGGAGTTGTCGTAGGGCAATTGTATTGCCTTGAATGTCCGgttttctctttttggGTTTTCTTCGGTAGACTCGGCGGTGTTGATAAAGCACGGGTTGTGCGAAATGAAGTATTGCCAATCGTGGGTTGACGAGTTGCTGACTTTGGTTTTTAGGAACTGGTGGTACTCGGAGTTGAAGTGGAGTTTTCCAAACTTGTCAATGACCCAGTGCAATTCTTTTAGGATGTAGGTGAACAAGTCGCGGGCAATACCTTGCAAGTTTAGGTACGATGCAAACATGTAGTTTTCCATAATCAACTGGTTTTTCAACCTATAGTCGACCTGCAACTTTACCAAGAGCGGGTCGTCCAAAGCAGCGAGTTCTTCTTCGTCGTCAACATACTTTTTGGTGACTGGGACTTCTCCACAGTAAAGTTCAACGGCAGAGGTGTACCTCCGCAATGCCTGTCCGGTTTTGGAAATCTCCTTTAACAAATCCTTATTAGCGAATGAGTCGTTCTTTAATGAAGTTTTGATTTCCTTGATCTTATGTGACAACTGCTTCAATAACATTTCTAGTCTGGGAATGAGCTTTGAGTTTAGTTCTTTGGTGAGCTTAAAACTGTTGTTGAACAATGTGTGGTGGGAACTGAGAAGCAATGACGGGAAGTTTGTATAGATTGAGTCGTCCGGGAAGAATGATGCTGGGATTTTGACGTCGTTGGTCGGTTCAGCTTTGGGGGCTGGCGGCAATACGAATCCCGATGGTTGTGTTGGTGGCGGTGTTGGTGGTCCGCTTTGCAGCTTGATAGATGTTAATGAGCTGTTACGTTTATGCAATGGGTTAGACTTTAAAAATGGGTTGTTACCGCCATTGGATTTTTGTTTGAACAATCCAGGACGTTTTTCGGAGGTTGTCGTGGCAATACTGGTGTTTGATAAagtttttttcaattcgtTGGTTGGCGTGCCGTTTTTAGGGGATACCACACCGGCGTTGTTGCTGGCACTTATTTCTTGTAAGATCTTGTTTGGCAAATCTTTAAATCCAGGGAACTGGACGGCATTGATGAGTTGGTAGTTTAGGTTTGCTTCCAATTCCTTGACAAGAGCGATCTCCTTAAAGTAGTATAAGATTGCTTTGATAAAGTACTTCCAGTActtgaagaaatcaataagATGGTCGATGGGTTTGGATTCGTAGAAGGGGAGGTTACAGAAGAAGGGGGATTTGGGGTCACTAGACGGTAAGACCGACTGTTTTTCGAAATGGAAAGGTGGTGGACTCGACATGGTTTaccattgaagaaaaaaaaaaaaaaggaaggAATGGTGGATAGAGTTCCGTCAAGATCAATTTATAGACAAcaagctttttttttctcaaaTTCGCGCACTAAATAGGAGATGATTTTGTGTAGGGAGAtcaaacattttttttttttgcttagAATTATGAGCCGCCAAGCCCAGATTTTGCTACACAAAGGTACTGAAAATTCTCAATTGCTACGAACGTGCCACATCAGCAGGTTAGGTCCGACGCCCGCCTGGCTGTCATCCCTTTCACAAGACAAAACCGTCTTTTCcctttttcaacaactcGATCTCGTGCTTTAACAATCCAATCTCAATCAATAAGTTTGTCTTGTTGCCGAAACTgataattttcaacaagTTTTCGTTTTCCTGTTGCAATTGTGTTAAACGATGGACTAGTTTGTGGCTCAACTCTTCGACGTCATAGTTTTCGCTATTTGCAACTAACACTGCCTCGAGTCGTTGGTTGGTTTCCTGTAACTCCGTTGACTTTTCCTGCAATGTTTTCAGCAAATCCTGGAATAGTTGGTAGTGGTTTTTCGGTGCCATAAACGTTGGTGGCTGGTCGGTCTTGGTCATGATACTTATCTGGTCCGTCAAgtttttgatgatttggtTTTTCAAGATCAACTCGCCCTTGAGTTTGTTATAGTCTTCCTGCAACATTTCGAAGGAGTCGTCTTTGCGGTAGTACGGGATATAGCTAGGGGCGTTGATCATGGTATTTTTCATGTACTTGTTGGCGCTGCTATCGATTGAGGAGTATGGTGTTTCATCTTTGGTTGGTGGGAAGGTTTCTGATCTGACTAGGGGGTACCGATTGGCATACGATTCTTCTTTGCCTAGCGGCTGGAACGAAGTGCCTACTTGTCGGCTGGTCGATGACCAGAACTTGTTGCGGTAATCAGCAGAGTCGTTAGACAGCATAGGGGTGAGGttggttgtaaaaaaaaaaagaaaaagtgtatatttttttctataCAAAATTTTGTCCTAGCATTTGTTGTAATAGCTGCCCATTTGGTGTGTTTAACACCGTGTCTGGCAACTTTAATATCCTGTCCTCTAAATTTTTGCCACATAAAAAGTCAATTACCACATCTGTGAAGTGGTTGCAGTTGTTTGTGAATAAGTTGTAGTTGACGGCGTGGTACTTCATTTCGTCGTGGTTCTTTAGTTCGTTGATGAAGTCGTTGAGCAACTCGTCGTCCACCCCGGTTGTGCCAATCTCTAATACTTCGATGGGTGTACCGTACTTGGTATGGCCCGGTGGCGAGTTGACCTTAATTCCTTGGTCGAGGTAGTACTCTTTGTTTCGGATAACCACCGAGGTGTGGTAGATGGCGTCTATCAGAATGCCCAAGAGCATGGGCGAGTAGACTCTGGCTAGGCCCTGTGATAAGTCGTACACATATACTTGCACTGTGTCTTCAGTCATGTTTGCGGGTAGTGTTTGCGTAATTTATAAAAGTGtcacaacaaaaaaaaatttttttctttttcttttcaccAACAGTTATGCTCTAGCCATGGCATATACAGATGAGATTCAACTATATAAAACCAAACTTGATGATATTTTAGCGAAAAAGTATATTGACCAGTCGTTATTGGTTGGGTTTACTGCGTCGTTGCAAGCCAAGTTTTATGGGTGGATTGTTGCCGACTTGGATAGGTACCACCACAATTTGGGGTTGCCGTTTCGTACcattgatttgtttgagACGTTGTGGGCAGATTTTCATTCGCCGATTATCAAGTTTTTCCAGCACCAGCATGCCGTTGTGTTTGAAGAgattaacaacaacctcAAAGAGTGTCAACGGGAAGGGAAACCGGGGAGTTTTAAAGTCAAGCCAGTGGAGATGAGGAAGATTAACGATAGTTTTATCAAGTTTATCAAGGATGTGTTTGGGTTTTATTCGAAATTGCTAAAGTATTTTGTTACGCACTATAGGAACTCGTACTTGCCAAAGAAGTTTATGGAGTCGTTTAATTTTACGGTCGAGAAACTGGCGGTGTATTGTGCTGACGATAATTTCCAGGCCAATGTATTGTACCTCGTGCACAGGTGCTGTTTGTCGTTGGGGGATATACACCGACACCGGACATTTATAGAGACGAGTTTTGTCACGCCGGCGTCGTCGAACAGAGAGTATTTCCGGATCCGGTCAAGCACTGACAAGACGTTTTTGTTTCCGGCGTACTCCAAGGCGTTGCAGTACTACCATTTGTGCATTATGTTGTTGCCGGCGTTGAACGAGCCGTATAACCATATTGGGGTGATCTACAACTTGGTCGATGAAAAGTTTACTGCCGTATACTGGTTTTTGCGGTCGCAGTTTACGCGGATCCCAGACTACAAGTTGGGGCTTGCCAATTTGACCAAGTTGTTGCAGAAACACTGGTTTACGACGGCGTTGGTGGATATTGTCAAGTCGACGCCAGAACGGCGCTTTAGCAACACCAGGATAATGAATGTGTACTTGGTGTGTTTGATTGGGTATATATATTGTCCGGAAAAGTACAAGAGTGGCCCCAATATTGTCAAGAAGATTCTGTTTTCTAAGATTGAGACAGACTTTTTCAAGATGTTGGACAAGAATTTTGAGGAAGAGGTGGTGTTGCAGCAGCTTGTGGTGGCGTTTTCGTTTTTAAAGTTGGATGGCCAAGAAAAGTTAGTAAAGTTTACGTTTAGGTTTGTGGAGAGGGTATTGGGGTGTTTGAAAACCCAGGAGTCGTTGGTGATTCTAAGgtttttgttgaatgtATTGCGTGAGAACCAAGAGTTTTTGAAGGTGTTTCAGTCGCGGAAAAAGTGTGTGGTGTACTTGTGTGCGGTGTTGAATAAGTACTACCAGGAGGTTAGTCACCGCCCGACGCGTGCCTACTATTTCTGGGAGGATGTGCATTTCCGGGACTTTTCGTTGATCAAGTACCAGTTTAAGGATTTTAGAGACGATGGGATATTTGAGGCGAATGATATAGATGTGTTGGTCGGGGATTATGCGGGAGATAGACTGAATGAGAATGATCTACGTGCTAAGGCGGTGTTGGTGCTAGGCAAGAAAATATTAGGTGGGGCCGAAGGGTATGAAGTGAAGGAGGCCGATAAGTTGTCTATCAAGAGACGCGACCAGGCTGTGGTGGTGCCGCAGTCTCTTGAAGAAATCCAGCTGCTTATATCGAACCAGGCAAAGGAACTTTGTATGGACATTGACCAAGGCATGCAAAATATGGTTGACAAACTAGTAGAAGATGATCCGATCTGGTGATGTCAAAACGTGTAGGATATATTTCGCGTGTATACGACcgaaaaaattttttttctttttaacgcaccactttttttttttctctctctaACCATGGACGCTGAAATCAAGCATAGGAACTCGGACAAGACGTTCAAGTTTGTCACTCCCCCAGCAGACTCGTCTATTGAAGTGTTGAATGATTTTTACTGGACAGATACTGATGAGCCACATGTGGCCAGGAGAAAGATGATTCTTCAAAAGTATCCTGAGGTTACGAAATTGACGGGCCACGAGCCCAAGACCAAGTGGTATGTTATGGGGGTGGTGTTGTTACAGCTTGGGATTGCCTACTACCTTAGACACACGCCGGTTTTTTCATGGAAGTTTTTGACGTTGGCGTATGTTATTGGAGCCACAGCCAACCAGGCGATTTTCCTTGCCATTCACGAGTTGTCCCACAACTTGTTGTTTAGAAAGCCGTTGCACAATAAATTGTTTGCTGTGTTTGCCAATATTCCTATTGGGGTGCCATACTCGGCCTCGTTCCAGCCATACCACCAGTTGCACCACAAGTTTCTTGGTGACATGTACTTGGATACTGATTTGCCTACTGAATATGAAGGGAGGTTTTTGTCGAGCATGCCTGGCAAGTTGTTTTTTGCGATATTCcagattttcttttatgCGTTGAGACCGATGTTTATTACTCAGATCAAGTTTACGTATGTGCATTTAGTGAATGTTGTGTTCCAGCTTATTTTTGATCATGTTATGGTGACATGCTGGGGGTGGAAGGCGTTGGGGTACTTTATTGTGAGCACGTTTTTGGCGGGGTCGTTGCACCCATGTGCTGGCCACTTTATTGCTGAGCATTATGTGTTGAATGAGAATAATGTGCCACGCCACCAAAAGATTGGCGGGACAAACATTTCGAAAGAGTTGTTGCCGGCCGAGACCTACTCGTACTATGGGACGTTGAACATGCTTACATGGAATGTTGGGTACCACAATGAGCACCATGATTTTCCATACATTGCGTGGACGAGGTTGCCAGAGTTGAGGCGAATTGCTGCAGAGTTTTACGATCCGTTGCCACAGGTTACGTCGTGGTGTGGAGTTATCTGGTGGTTTATATTCAATGATGTGAATACGGTATGGAATAGAGTTAAGCGTGAAGGTAAAGAGAAACACGGATATAGAATTAATAGGTTAGACGAGAACTAAAGACCCTTGATTATGCGAGAAATGTCGTCGATGTCAGAGCTGAGCTTGGCCTGGACAGCAGCAAGTAGTTCATCTTTGGTGACCAACTCACCTTCGTTTTCCTCTCCCTGGCCCAACACTTTGATTCGTAATTGGCCTTGTGGGTACTCTTCTTTACCAAGAATGACAGCTAATTTGGCGCCGGCCTTTTCGGCGGCATCGAATTGTTTACGAATGTTGGCTTTGGATTTGTACAAGTACTCGGCGTTGATCCCAGCTTTCCATAACTTGTTGGTGATTTCcattctttcttttaagAACCCGTTCCAGCCTTCGCCGCCGCCAAATGCCATAACAAACACGTCAGTGTGGTTGGCGGAGATGTTGTTGAGATTGGCACGGTTCTTGATGATGGAGAATAATCTCTCAACACCAAACGATACACCAACACAAGGGATGGATTTACCGTTGGAGAACATACCCACTAAATTGTCGTAACGGCCACCAGCAGCGATGGACCCGACACCGACATATGCCGATGCGTCATCGTCTTTGGATTTAGCTTTTAATTCGGTAGCGTTTTCTGGTGGTGCTGAGGCGGCAGTAACAGCTTCGTAGATTAAACCAGTATAGTAGTCCAACCCTCTAGCCAATGACAAGTCGAACGACAAGTATTGGGTGATATCGAATGCGTCAACGTAGTCGGCCAAGATTTGCATTTCCTCGATTCCTTTTTGTGCTGAGTCGTTGGACTTGAGGATTTCACTCGATTGCAAGTACTCCAACACCTCACGAATTGACCCGTTGTGTTTGACAAACTCACCGATCTTGTCGGCGACTTCTTCTGGTTGACCTTTTTCGACGaccatttcttttttgaccACTTCCCATGGCGATTTGTCGAGTTTGTCGACTGCAGAGGAAATCTTTCTcacatcttcttctttaacCCCACATGCTTGGAAGATACCATCTAAAATTTTTCTATGGTTGAGTTTCACTTTAAAGTCTTGGATTCCCAATCCATTTAACCCATCACACAATAATGCCAAGATTTCTGAGTCTGGGACCATTGTGTCGTAGTTTCCGGCAATATCGAAATCGCATTGGTAAAACTCTCTCATTCTCCCTTTGGTCATGGCTGGCTGGTCTCTTCTGTAGACTTTGGCAATGTGGTATCTTTTGATGCTGGCGATATTGTTGCATGCGACGAATCTGGCGAACGGAACAGTCAAGTCGTATCTCAAGGAAGTGAGTTCTCCACCTTGGTCTTCTAAGTTGTAGATCAATTTCGAGTCTTCACCGTATTTTCCAGTCAATATTTCTCTCAATTCGAAAACGGGTGTGTCGATGGTTACACCACCGTGCTTTTTGAATAGAGTCGATAATGTCCCGAAGATGGCCTCTCTGAGGACCATATCTTTGTCGGCCCAGTCTTTGGTACCCTTTGGTGTTTTCAATACAAAGTCTTGAgcttttccttttttggGCTTGGTGGCAGTCATGAGTAGTCGTTTGATCATGGAGATgtgatgaaaatttttttgcaaagattttttttttcagaaaAAGTTTGTGCGAAAGCAGAGACGATCTCTGAATGGTGGTCATTTTTGATGGCAGTGATCTCTAGAGAACCGATACAAGAGTGTGAAGACTTTACTTCCCACTAAATGGCAAACCAGTAAAATAATACGTATAATAAATTCTAAAGAGTTGACTCGCTCAGTCTggattgatgatattgtgTTGCTTCATGAGCATGGGGCCAAATGCTGAGAGGCATTAGCAGCAGCACATAAATTGTTACAGGGAGTTTTACAGTGAATAATATTATATAGCTGTACACATATTAACAATCAATATACAACGCTAGAGCTATTACAGACAGATTTGGAAGAGAAACAGCGTATTCAAGGACGGTGGGATACTAGTAGCGAGGCCAAGAAGCGACATCCAACGACTATAAATTGAGGaagagcaaaaaaaatttcaccTACTGTTcgctttttcttcttctccatATAACTTTGAggaaaatataattgaaacCATCTTCTCCTGGGGAAGAGGAAAGGCTTTGGGTCTTTAGTTCATCCGTTAGTTCATTTAAGGTTATAGGTCTTCCATATGGAAACAAAAAGGTCAAATGATTGATTTTACCAGGTTTCACAGAGTATTTCTACTAACAGTGAATAGGTTTAGCAGAGTAATAGAATGATGTTTATTGTTATAGAACTGAACATGTAGAGGGCTTAACCCGACAAGACGTATGAGCTGATGATTCTACAAATATTTGTTCACCTTTGACATGCTCTCAATTGGCGACTTCTTAGTTGAAGTGATGAAACCTAATACTTCAAGTTTACTTCACCCGGACTGGTAGAACAATAAAGATGTTATCTGGACGTATCTGTAGAAAAGTCTGTAAAAGTTTTAAGCTGATCAAACGATTAAAGACTTTTTGGTCAAGAATTTAGTCAAAATTTccaccaaaaaataatcaccTCAGGATARTTGTTGTAGAGTCGACTGACTCAAGTAAAGAACRGATTGCAATTTAAAGTAGTTGGCCCGTTAAGCTAGCTCAGTAATGTGTGACATAATTGGTGATTTGGTGYATCTACGGTTAGAACTTGTTGAASAGAATAAACACTTGAAATATATAACtataaaatatttcttttcttacTCCTGTACTATCTGTATATGTCTTGTAGAACAGAGCCCCTAATTACCAAACTGGTTTAAAAAGCTGTCTACATCAAACTCTTCATTTACGTGGTCGCCATTGTCGAGCAATGTCATGTTCAACCCGTCTAGTATCAGCTCGTCGTTTTCAAGTATGTTGTTCATGTCCAAGTTGTTGTCTGTGGTGGCAGGTACTTTGTCGTCCAATTTTAGGTCCTCGTAGTCCATGTTGGACAAGATGTCTTCGTCGTTGGTATTGTCGTTGATGTCAAAGCCAATAAAGTCGTCAAAGTTGTCAAACTTTTGTGGGGCGGCCTCCTCTGCTTTCTTTGCTGCTTCTTCTGCTTTCTTTGCTTCCTCTGCTTTCTTGGCCTCTTCTGCCTTCTTTGCTTCCTCTGCTTTCTTTGCTTCCTCTACTTTCTTTGCCTCCTCTGCCTTCTTGATTTCCTCTGCTTTCTTGGCCTCCTCTGCCTTCTTCTTGGCCTCTTCTTCACGTTTCTTTCTTGCCGCTTCTTCTTTGACTTTCAATTCGTcatgtttctttttcttttcaaccATAACGCCGAGACACCACTCTGCATCATTGAGTTTCGACACTGTTTGGTCTAGAATAGCATGGAAGTTTTGGATTTCGCCGTTGAGCAGTTGGGTTATGGATTTTTGGATTAGTTCGTTGTTGGGGCTAGTTATCACATTGCTTTGCTTTCTGTTTTGGTCGATTATCTCAAATATGTATCctgatgatttcaatatctcGTCGAGTGAGTTATGTAATCTTGTTTGGAGGTTTTCTGGCATGGTGGGGGGAAATAAAGGTGTGATAAAATTATTCTTGTTGGTTTATGCGACGTTTGTGTCAGGGAAATAMCACCTTGATATATAGGGACATCTACACCCAGAGTGTAGACGGAGACACGACCTCCGAAGGATCGGTCTGTTGAGGAAGTATATATCTACATACGCACACATAGTGATTAATATACTATCAAGTGTTCACTGATACTCAGATTCCATTAATATAAGTYGTRCGTATTAGGTCAASattggtgaaaaatttgcaCTCATCGAGAGCCGGGAATTAGTATAAAMagaagagaaaagaaaggtATTTAGGATATAGAGACCGAGTTTCAGTAGACACTTTTAGTGGGCGTAAACTTTATTTACTCTGTTTTTTGCTTATTAMAAATAATCCCTATCGTGTACTAGGACTAATTCTCACGAATATTCCGTGtatacaaacaataaaaactTTCAAAAACAGTTCACTTTSCACCACAGATGTATCCAACACATTGACGTTGTTTGTGAACAAGTAGTCATTGGAATCCCGTGATRGYTCTGTTCAATTTGACGGAGCAGCAGATCATCCAATTGTCTTCTAACAACAGGGKCAGAGTCTTCATCAACTAGRGCAAWTAT from Candida albicans SC5314 chromosome 5, complete sequence encodes the following:
- the HTS1 gene encoding histidine--tRNA ligase (Putative tRNA-His synthetase; downregulated upon phagocytosis by murine macrophage; stationary phase enriched protein; Spider biofilm repressed); this encodes MIKRLLMTATKPKKGKAQDFVLKTPKGTKDWADKDMVLREAIFGTLSTLFKKHGGVTIDTPVFELREILTGKYGEDSKLIYNLEDQGGELTSLRYDLTVPFARFVACNNIASIKRYHIAKVYRRDQPAMTKGRMREFYQCDFDIAGNYDTMVPDSEILALLCDGLNGLGIQDFKVKLNHRKILDGIFQACGVKEEDVRKISSAVDKLDKSPWEVVKKEMVVEKGQPEEVADKIGEFVKHNGSIREVLEYLQSSEILKSNDSAQKGIEEMQILADYVDAFDITQYLSFDLSLARGLDYYTGLIYEAVTAASAPPENATELKAKSKDDDASAYVGVGSIAAGGRYDNLVGMFSNGKSIPCVGVSFGVERLFSIIKNRANLNNISANHTDVFVMAFGGGEGWNGFLKERMEITNKLWKAGINAEYLYKSKANIRKQFDAAEKAGAKLAVILGKEEYPQGQLRIKVLGQGEENEGELVTKDELLAAVQAKLSSDIDDISRIIKGL
- the CTA24 gene encoding Cta24p (Putative transcription factor; positive regulator of gene expression; Efg1-repressed; member of a family of telomere-proximal genes; transcript upregulated in RHE model of oral candidiasis): MPENLQTRLHNSLDEILKSSGYIFEIIDQNRKQSNVITSPNNELIQKSITQSLNGEIQNFHAILDQTVSKLNDAEWCLGVMVEKKKKHDELKVKEEAARKKREEEAKKKAEEAKKAEEIKKAEEAKKVEEAKKAEEAKKAEEAKKAEEAKKAEEAAKKAEEAAPQKFDNFDDFIGFDINDNTNDEDILSNMDYEDLKLDDKVPATTDNNLDMNNILENDESILDGLNMTLLDNGDHVNEEFDVDSFLNQFGN